In Dromiciops gliroides isolate mDroGli1 chromosome 4, mDroGli1.pri, whole genome shotgun sequence, one DNA window encodes the following:
- the LOC122755058 gene encoding LOW QUALITY PROTEIN: RNA-binding protein Raly-like (The sequence of the model RefSeq protein was modified relative to this genomic sequence to represent the inferred CDS: inserted 1 base in 1 codon; deleted 1 base in 1 codon) gives MSLKVHTSNITNMNNPKSLNSRVFTENINTAMVKKADVETTLTKYGHVAGCSVHKGYAFVQYASERHAAVPGENGLVQGQILDINMARKPKPNRPKGLKRAASASYGLFKPRGRLSPVPRVVPVKWPRVTTIPLVSRIKATLPIRLFTRSTTCNSSCKLKLKCTELQTIKTELTQIKYNIEALLGRLDQISEEQRPSTDGKMNNDXKKSEATQEDPASQAGIPLEDLLSGDEGDEAPAQDDFEDLDNRQYTEQDELTLH, from the exons ATGTCTCTGAAAGTGCATACAAGCAACATCACCAACATGAATAACCCCAAGTCCCTCAACTCTCGGGTCTTCACTGAGAACATAAACACAGCTATGGTGAAAAAGGCGGACGTGGAGACCACGTTGACCAAGTATGGCCATGTAGCTGGCTGCTCTGTGCACAAGGGCTATGCTTTCGTCCAGTATGCCAGTGAACGTCATGCCGCCGTGCCGGGCGAGAACGGGCTGGTTCAGGGGCAGATTCTGGACATCAACATGGCCAGAAAACCTAAA CCAAATAGACCAAAAGGACTCAAGAGAGCAGCTTCTGCCTCCTATGGGCTTTTCAAGCCCCGGGGCCGACTCTCTCCAGTCCCCAGGGTGGTTCCTGTGAAGTGGCCACGGGTCACCACCATCCCTCTCGTCAGTCGCATCAAAGCTACTTTGCCGATCAGACTCTTTACCCGCTCCACCACATGTAACAGTTCATGCAAGTTAAAGTTGAAATGTACTGAGCTGCAGACCATCAAGACAGAACTTACCCAGATCAAGTACAATATTGAGGCCCTGCTGGGGCGACTGGACCAGATCTCGGAGGAGCAGAGGCCTAGCACAGATGGCAAgatgaacaatg aaaaaaaaagtgaggccaCTCAGGAGGACCCAGCGTCCCAGGCAGGGATACCCTTGGAAGATTTGTTGTCTGGGGATGAAGGTGATGAAGCGCCGGCACAGGATGACTTTGAAGATTTGGATAACCGCCAATACACAGAGCAGGATGAATTGACTCTACACTAA